A DNA window from Aureibaculum sp. 2308TA14-22 contains the following coding sequences:
- the hisC gene encoding histidinol-phosphate transaminase, with amino-acid sequence MNSFNLDSLIRKNVKALKPYSSARDEFKGFKEDMVFLDANENPINNGVNRYPDPQQTNVKQVLAEQKGVAIENILLGNGSDEVLDLIYRAFCEPNVDNVITLPPTYGMYSVLANTNAIENREVLLTEYFQPDVETILETIDEQTKLLFICSPNNPTGNAFDATRIKELLNEFKGLVIIDEAYIDFSSKESWLNELENYPNLIVTQTLSKAYGLAGIRLGICYASPEIIAVLNKIKPPYNVNELTQQRALKRLMNLDIVQNEVNMLLSQKHKLLKLLPEVEFIEEIYPTDGNFILVKVDDANKRYNQLLEKEIVVRNRSNQPLCDNCLRFTIGANNENKKLIKALKEI; translated from the coding sequence ATGAATAGTTTCAACCTAGATAGCTTAATACGCAAAAATGTAAAAGCCCTAAAACCCTACTCATCTGCACGTGATGAATTTAAAGGTTTTAAAGAAGATATGGTTTTTTTAGATGCTAATGAAAACCCAATTAACAATGGCGTAAACCGATATCCTGATCCGCAACAAACCAATGTAAAACAGGTTTTAGCGGAACAAAAAGGAGTTGCAATAGAAAATATTTTATTAGGTAATGGAAGCGACGAAGTGTTGGATTTGATTTACCGTGCCTTTTGTGAACCGAACGTTGATAACGTGATTACCCTGCCACCAACTTATGGCATGTATAGTGTCCTTGCTAATACGAATGCTATTGAAAATAGAGAAGTATTGTTAACGGAATATTTTCAGCCTGATGTAGAAACCATTTTAGAAACTATTGATGAGCAAACGAAACTTTTGTTTATATGTTCGCCAAACAATCCTACGGGGAATGCTTTTGATGCAACGCGAATCAAAGAATTGCTTAATGAATTTAAGGGATTGGTAATTATTGACGAGGCTTATATTGATTTTTCTTCAAAAGAAAGTTGGTTAAATGAATTGGAAAATTATCCCAATTTAATTGTTACGCAAACCTTATCAAAAGCTTACGGTTTAGCGGGAATTCGATTAGGGATTTGTTACGCATCACCTGAAATTATAGCGGTTTTGAATAAAATAAAACCACCGTATAATGTCAACGAACTGACACAACAACGGGCTTTAAAGCGTTTAATGAATTTAGATATCGTTCAAAATGAAGTCAACATGTTGTTAAGCCAAAAACACAAGTTACTTAAACTATTACCTGAAGTAGAATTCATTGAAGAAATTTATCCTACAGACGGAAATTTTATCTTGGTAAAAGTGGATGATGCTAACAAAAGATACAATCAATTGTTAGAAAAAGAAATTGTGGTTAGAAACAGATCGAACCAACCCTTATGTGATAATTGTCTGCGATTTACTATCGGAGCAAATAATGAAAATAAAAAATTGATAAAAGCCTTAAAAGAAATTTAA
- the hisD gene encoding histidinol dehydrogenase translates to MNKIYNPDKKDWSTILTRPTQTFEDIEETVLEIFNEVKLKGDIAIEKYTNLFDDVAIENMLVTETEISEKENSIDTDLKQAIQLAKENIEKFHNAQRTSKVEVETISGVYCWQEKRPIQKVGIYIPGGTAPLFSTVLMLAIPAKLAGCSEIILCSPPNKEGNIHPAILYTAQLCGVTKVYKVGGIQAIAGMTFGTETIPQVYKIFGPGNQFVTVAKQLATKYGVAIDMPAGPSELLVVADDSAEASFVASDLLSQAEHGTDSQVILVSTSKELIDNVEKEITEQLNELPRKEIAKKAITNSKLIYVENDSIALELINEYGPEHFIICTENENFFSEGIQNAGSVFIGNYTPESAGDYASGTNHTLPTNGYAKQYSGVNLDSFLKNMTFQKVSKTGIKKIGKAIEIMAEAEGLQAHKNAVTLRLNSLKDE, encoded by the coding sequence ATGAATAAAATATATAATCCTGATAAAAAAGATTGGTCAACAATTTTAACAAGACCTACGCAAACGTTTGAAGATATTGAAGAAACGGTATTGGAAATTTTTAATGAAGTAAAACTAAAAGGAGACATTGCCATTGAAAAGTATACAAACCTTTTTGACGATGTAGCTATAGAGAATATGTTAGTTACTGAAACAGAAATTTCGGAAAAAGAAAATTCAATTGATACTGATTTAAAACAAGCCATACAATTGGCAAAAGAAAATATCGAGAAATTCCATAATGCACAAAGGACTTCAAAAGTTGAAGTAGAAACCATAAGTGGAGTTTACTGCTGGCAAGAAAAAAGACCGATTCAAAAAGTAGGTATTTATATTCCCGGTGGGACAGCACCTTTGTTTTCAACAGTACTGATGTTAGCTATTCCTGCAAAACTGGCGGGTTGTTCAGAGATAATTTTATGTTCTCCACCTAATAAAGAAGGAAATATACATCCTGCCATTTTATACACTGCCCAATTGTGTGGAGTTACCAAGGTTTATAAAGTGGGTGGAATACAAGCTATTGCTGGAATGACCTTCGGAACAGAAACGATTCCACAAGTATATAAAATATTTGGCCCTGGTAATCAATTTGTCACCGTTGCAAAACAATTGGCAACAAAATATGGTGTGGCTATAGATATGCCCGCCGGACCATCGGAATTGTTAGTGGTTGCAGATGATTCGGCTGAAGCGAGTTTTGTAGCTTCTGATCTATTGAGTCAAGCCGAACATGGTACAGACAGTCAGGTTATTTTGGTCTCTACCTCAAAAGAGTTAATTGATAATGTAGAAAAGGAAATTACAGAACAACTGAATGAGTTACCAAGAAAGGAAATTGCTAAAAAAGCGATTACCAATTCTAAATTGATTTATGTTGAAAACGATAGCATTGCTTTAGAATTAATTAATGAATATGGTCCTGAGCATTTCATAATATGTACGGAAAATGAGAATTTCTTTAGTGAAGGTATTCAAAATGCAGGCTCTGTGTTTATTGGTAATTATACACCAGAAAGTGCAGGTGATTATGCATCTGGCACAAATCATACCTTGCCCACCAATGGTTACGCCAAGCAATATAGCGGTGTAAATCTAGATAGCTTCTTAAAAAACATGACGTTTCAAAAAGTGAGCAAGACAGGAATAAAAAAAATTGGGAAAGCCATAGAAATTATGGCAGAAGCTGAAGGATTGCAGGCTCATAAAAATGCCGTAACATTAAGGTTAAATAGTTTAAAAGATGAATAG
- a CDS encoding GNAT family N-acetyltransferase, whose amino-acid sequence MKTLFQIRFIPDEDIFSIIPYLQLLDDRIPLEVLKERLLKMLEHDYKCAGVYEGDKLIGICGVWVLFKYYIGKHLEADNVIIHPDYRGKGIGPLLLDWVNDYGRSIGCVATELNSYIPNDRGNKFWKSYGCEKLGYHFRKTYE is encoded by the coding sequence ATGAAAACGCTCTTTCAAATCAGATTTATTCCAGATGAGGATATTTTCTCTATAATTCCATACTTGCAATTATTGGATGATAGAATTCCTTTAGAGGTTTTAAAAGAACGCTTACTAAAAATGCTAGAGCATGATTACAAATGTGCTGGTGTTTACGAAGGTGATAAATTGATCGGGATTTGTGGTGTTTGGGTATTATTCAAATATTATATAGGTAAACACTTGGAAGCCGATAATGTAATTATTCATCCTGATTATCGAGGTAAAGGTATTGGTCCACTACTACTAGACTGGGTCAATGATTATGGAAGATCCATTGGTTGTGTTGCAACGGAACTAAACAGCTATATTCCCAATGATAGAGGTAATAAATTTTGGAAAAGCTATGGTTGTGAAAAATTAGGGTATCACTTTAGAAAGACATATGAATAA
- the hisG gene encoding ATP phosphoribosyltransferase, with protein sequence MTKLKVAIQKSGRLNKESLELLKNCGISIDNGKDQLKAFARNFPIEVLYLRNGDIPQYLRDGVVDIAILGENTLIEKGGDLSIVEKLGFSKCKVSIAVPKAVNYNAIDDLQGKRIATSYPNTVNQFLDEKGVEAELHVINGSVEIAPNIGLADAIVDIVSSGSTLFKNNLKEVEVLLKSEAVLTVSPSLSAEKQSILDKLQFRIQSVLKARNSKYVLMNAPNDKVKNIINILPGMKSPTVLPLAEEGWSSVHTVINKDKFWEVIDELKLNGAEGILVCPIEKMVL encoded by the coding sequence ATGACAAAGTTAAAAGTTGCCATTCAAAAATCTGGCAGGTTGAATAAAGAATCGTTGGAATTGCTCAAAAATTGCGGGATTTCAATTGATAATGGAAAAGATCAGTTAAAAGCATTTGCTCGGAATTTTCCAATAGAAGTTTTATACCTCAGAAACGGAGATATTCCTCAGTATTTACGTGATGGTGTTGTAGATATTGCTATTTTGGGCGAGAATACTTTGATAGAAAAAGGTGGTGATTTATCCATTGTTGAAAAATTGGGATTTTCAAAATGTAAAGTTTCCATTGCGGTGCCAAAAGCGGTTAATTATAATGCTATTGATGATTTGCAAGGAAAGCGAATAGCCACTTCGTATCCAAATACGGTAAATCAGTTTTTGGACGAAAAAGGAGTGGAGGCAGAACTCCATGTTATAAACGGCTCAGTTGAAATTGCTCCGAATATTGGCTTGGCCGATGCTATTGTGGATATTGTATCTAGTGGAAGTACACTATTTAAAAACAATTTAAAAGAAGTTGAGGTTTTATTAAAAAGTGAAGCGGTGTTAACAGTTTCACCTTCACTTTCAGCTGAAAAACAAAGCATTTTAGATAAACTGCAATTTAGAATTCAATCTGTACTGAAAGCTAGAAATAGTAAGTATGTTTTGATGAATGCTCCAAATGATAAAGTAAAGAATATTATCAATATTTTACCTGGTATGAAAAGCCCAACGGTGCTGCCATTGGCTGAAGAGGGTTGGAGTTCTGTACATACCGTAATTAATAAAGATAAGTTTTGGGAAGTTATTGACGAGTTGAAATTGAATGGGGCAGAAGGTATTCTGGTTTGCCCAATTGAAAAAATGGTTTTGTAA
- a CDS encoding patatin-like phospholipase family protein, whose translation MRALVISGGGSKGAFAGGVAEYLIDEKKHKYDLFLGTSTGSLMVSHLALGKLYELKAIYTTINQRKIFSNNPFVIKTVQGEKIVKVNHLNTLWNFINGRRTFGESKNLRKLIKKYITESYFNRIKESEKDVIVTVSNLTTNVVEYKSINECSYNDFCDWVWASCNYIPFMSLLRKNDCEYADGGFGSLVPIREAIFRGATEVDVIILETEVSQLNRMPSKNPFSLITNMVEFMMDQVERHNVTIGKLQAIQDNVKLNLYYTPTVLTTNSLVFNKKLMAKWWQYGFRYAKKQHSLEMNKLKDK comes from the coding sequence ATGAGAGCATTGGTAATCTCTGGTGGTGGGAGCAAAGGAGCATTTGCAGGCGGTGTTGCTGAATACCTTATTGATGAAAAAAAACATAAATACGATTTGTTTTTAGGCACATCAACAGGAAGTTTAATGGTCTCTCACTTAGCTTTGGGGAAATTATATGAACTGAAAGCTATTTATACTACAATTAATCAACGAAAAATATTTAGCAATAATCCATTTGTGATTAAAACAGTACAGGGCGAAAAAATTGTAAAGGTAAATCACTTAAACACGCTTTGGAATTTTATAAACGGCCGTAGAACTTTTGGTGAAAGTAAAAACCTTAGAAAGTTAATAAAGAAGTACATAACTGAATCATACTTTAACCGTATTAAGGAATCTGAAAAAGATGTGATAGTTACGGTTTCTAATTTAACGACAAATGTAGTGGAGTACAAATCCATCAATGAATGTTCTTACAATGATTTTTGTGATTGGGTTTGGGCATCTTGCAATTACATTCCGTTTATGAGCCTATTGCGTAAAAACGATTGCGAGTATGCTGATGGTGGCTTTGGTTCTTTAGTTCCTATCAGAGAAGCCATTTTTAGGGGTGCTACCGAAGTTGATGTTATTATTTTGGAAACCGAAGTGAGCCAATTGAACAGAATGCCTTCTAAGAACCCGTTTTCATTGATTACTAACATGGTGGAATTCATGATGGATCAAGTGGAACGGCATAACGTTACCATTGGAAAACTACAAGCCATACAGGATAATGTAAAACTCAATTTGTACTATACGCCAACAGTATTGACTACAAATTCATTGGTTTTTAATAAAAAACTAATGGCAAAATGGTGGCAATACGGATTTAGATATGCCAAAAAACAGCACTCATTGGAAATGAATAAGCTAAAAGATAAGTAG
- a CDS encoding WD40/YVTN/BNR-like repeat-containing protein: protein MKLKIFIFLFIATFLIISCKKTKTPRSIEKVSIEEIVIDSSSIRAIYAMKDSSLFYATSDGYLGLVLPSLKNLKDKRVFYDTIVPHFRAIASNSEHIFMLSVGNPALLYKYNDGNLDIVYKEKHEKVFYDAMAFFDSKNGIAMGDPTDDCLSVILTNDGGKSWNKVPCDNLPKINEGEAAFAASNSNIAIHGKNTWLVTGGKSARVFHSPNMGKTWKVYETPIIQGGQMTGIYSVDFHDAKNGIIFGGDWNDKDNNKSNKAVTKDGGKTWQLIADGNEPGYKSCVQYVPNTNGKELVAVGTTGVSFSNDGGTTWKKVSDDGYYTIRFVNKNFAWLAGNKKIGKMVLP from the coding sequence ATGAAGTTGAAAATATTTATTTTTTTATTTATAGCTACTTTCCTAATAATCTCCTGTAAAAAAACAAAAACACCCAGATCCATAGAAAAGGTTTCCATTGAGGAGATAGTTATTGATAGTTCTAGCATTAGGGCTATTTATGCCATGAAAGATTCCAGCTTATTTTACGCAACTTCTGACGGTTATTTAGGATTGGTATTGCCCTCACTTAAAAACCTAAAGGACAAACGTGTTTTTTACGATACCATCGTTCCCCATTTTAGAGCCATAGCTTCAAATTCAGAGCATATTTTTATGTTAAGTGTTGGTAATCCCGCTTTGTTATACAAATACAATGATGGTAATTTAGATATCGTTTATAAAGAAAAGCACGAAAAGGTATTTTATGATGCCATGGCTTTTTTTGACTCAAAAAATGGAATCGCTATGGGTGACCCAACAGATGATTGCTTATCAGTTATTCTGACGAATGATGGCGGTAAATCTTGGAATAAAGTACCATGTGATAATTTACCAAAAATTAATGAAGGAGAGGCCGCTTTTGCAGCAAGTAACAGCAATATTGCTATACACGGTAAAAATACTTGGTTGGTAACCGGTGGAAAATCCGCTCGGGTTTTTCACTCACCAAATATGGGTAAAACTTGGAAAGTCTATGAAACTCCTATTATTCAAGGCGGTCAAATGACAGGAATTTATAGTGTCGATTTCCATGACGCTAAAAACGGAATTATTTTTGGAGGCGATTGGAACGATAAAGACAATAACAAAAGCAATAAAGCCGTTACCAAAGATGGTGGCAAAACATGGCAATTGATTGCTGACGGAAACGAACCTGGTTATAAAAGTTGTGTACAGTATGTCCCAAACACCAATGGTAAAGAATTAGTTGCCGTAGGTACAACTGGTGTTTCGTTTTCTAACGATGGTGGCACTACTTGGAAAAAAGTAAGTGATGATGGTTATTACACCATTAGATTTGTCAATAAGAATTTTGCATGGTTGGCAGGTAACAAGAAAATTGGTAAAATGGTTTTGCCATAG
- the pepT gene encoding peptidase T: protein MQHIIDRFIKYVTIDTQSDPENKAFPSTEKQWNLAKVLVEDLKAIGLQDVTLDDNCYIMATLPSNVDHKVPTIGFIAHIDTSPDYSGTNVNPQIHKDYDGKDIVLNQEKNIVLSPDYFEDLLLYKGQTLITTDGTTLLGADDKAGITEIVTAMEYLVKHPEIKHGEIRIGFTPDEEVGKGAHLFDVEKFGAEWAYTMDGSQIGELEYENFNAASAKAIINGKIVHPGLAKGKMINSMLIANEFIAALPKEEIPEKTEGYEGFYHLHSITGEVEKTGLDYIIRDHDKSLFEKRKSNFQKIADDLNAKLGKNLVEVELKDQYYNMKEKIEPVMHIIDIAEEAMKAVGIKPLINAIRGGTDGSQLSYKGLPCPNIFAGGHNFHGRYEYVPVESMQKAVEVVVKIAEITATRELNK from the coding sequence ATGCAACATATAATAGATAGATTCATAAAATACGTTACTATAGATACCCAATCCGATCCTGAAAATAAGGCATTTCCCAGTACAGAAAAGCAATGGAACTTAGCCAAAGTATTAGTAGAAGATTTAAAGGCTATTGGACTACAAGATGTAACGTTAGATGATAACTGCTATATCATGGCAACCCTACCAAGCAATGTTGATCACAAAGTACCAACCATTGGTTTTATTGCTCATATTGATACAAGTCCAGATTATTCAGGTACCAATGTCAATCCACAAATTCATAAAGATTATGATGGTAAAGACATTGTATTAAACCAAGAAAAGAACATTGTGTTGTCTCCAGATTATTTTGAGGATTTGTTACTCTATAAGGGACAAACGCTAATTACCACCGATGGCACTACCCTTCTCGGTGCCGATGACAAGGCTGGCATTACTGAAATTGTAACGGCAATGGAATATCTTGTAAAACATCCTGAAATAAAACATGGCGAAATCAGGATAGGTTTTACACCCGATGAAGAAGTAGGAAAAGGTGCTCATTTGTTCGACGTTGAAAAATTCGGAGCGGAATGGGCCTATACTATGGATGGTAGCCAAATTGGCGAATTGGAATATGAAAATTTTAATGCCGCCTCAGCTAAAGCAATTATTAATGGAAAAATAGTACATCCCGGTTTGGCAAAAGGTAAAATGATAAATTCAATGCTGATTGCTAATGAATTTATTGCTGCTTTACCCAAAGAAGAAATTCCAGAAAAGACAGAAGGCTATGAGGGGTTTTACCATTTACACAGCATAACAGGTGAAGTCGAAAAAACGGGGCTCGATTACATTATCAGAGATCACGATAAAAGCTTGTTCGAAAAAAGGAAATCCAACTTTCAAAAAATTGCCGATGACCTTAACGCCAAACTAGGCAAAAATTTAGTTGAAGTAGAGCTAAAAGACCAATATTACAATATGAAAGAAAAAATTGAACCCGTAATGCATATTATTGATATTGCTGAAGAAGCTATGAAAGCTGTTGGAATCAAACCATTGATAAATGCTATCCGTGGTGGTACTGATGGTTCACAGTTATCATACAAAGGACTACCCTGCCCCAATATTTTTGCCGGCGGGCATAATTTTCATGGACGTTACGAGTATGTTCCAGTTGAATCTATGCAAAAAGCTGTAGAGGTAGTCGTTAAAATTGCTGAAATTACTGCCACAAGAGAACTCAACAAATAA
- the lysA gene encoding diaminopimelate decarboxylase produces the protein MDRKLLLSLAKKYDTPLYVYDADKIVSQYERMTNAFSGVKDLKINYAVKALSNINILKVFKQLSSGIDTVSVQEVQLGLKAGFAPKDIIFTPNGVSLEEIEQAKDLGVHINIDNISILEQFGQKYPETPVCIRINPHVMAGGNSKISVGHIDSKFGISVHQLPHIHRVVENTGMRINGIHMHTGSDIYDVDAFLRATEILFNAAETFKDLDSIDFGSGFKVPYKENDISTDIEELGKKLSKRFNEFCKSYGKDLTLMFEPGKFMVSEAGKLLVNVNVVKQTTSTVFAGVDSGMNHLLRPMFYDAYHHIENISNPKGKERFYTVVGYICETDTLGANRRINEITEGDILSFSNAGAYCFSMASNYNSRYRPAEVLVKNGKDYLIRERETIEDLVRGQNLDVKF, from the coding sequence ATGGATAGGAAATTACTGTTATCGCTCGCAAAAAAATACGATACGCCATTATATGTATATGATGCCGACAAGATTGTATCTCAATATGAAAGAATGACCAATGCGTTTTCGGGCGTTAAAGACTTGAAAATAAACTATGCGGTAAAGGCACTATCAAACATTAACATTCTTAAGGTATTTAAACAATTGAGCTCTGGTATTGATACTGTTTCTGTTCAAGAAGTACAATTGGGATTAAAAGCCGGATTTGCTCCAAAAGATATTATTTTTACGCCGAATGGGGTTTCGTTGGAAGAGATTGAACAAGCCAAAGACTTAGGTGTACATATCAATATCGATAATATTTCCATTTTAGAACAATTTGGGCAAAAATACCCTGAAACACCGGTTTGTATTCGTATCAATCCACATGTAATGGCGGGAGGTAATTCTAAAATTTCCGTAGGTCATATCGATTCCAAATTTGGAATTTCGGTACATCAACTACCACATATCCATCGTGTTGTGGAAAATACGGGAATGCGAATTAACGGTATTCACATGCACACCGGTTCAGATATTTATGATGTCGATGCCTTTTTAAGAGCCACAGAAATTCTATTTAATGCTGCCGAAACTTTTAAAGATTTGGATTCCATCGATTTTGGAAGTGGATTTAAAGTACCCTATAAAGAAAACGATATTTCTACCGACATTGAAGAACTGGGTAAAAAACTGAGCAAACGTTTTAACGAATTCTGTAAAAGCTATGGCAAAGACTTAACGCTTATGTTTGAACCTGGCAAGTTTATGGTCAGCGAAGCAGGAAAACTTTTGGTTAACGTTAATGTAGTAAAACAGACCACTTCTACGGTTTTTGCAGGTGTTGACAGTGGTATGAATCATTTGTTGCGACCCATGTTTTATGATGCTTACCATCATATTGAAAATATCTCTAATCCAAAAGGTAAAGAACGTTTTTATACGGTTGTTGGGTATATCTGTGAAACCGACACCTTAGGTGCTAATCGTAGAATAAATGAAATAACTGAAGGCGATATTTTAAGTTTTAGCAATGCCGGTGCCTATTGTTTTTCAATGGCCTCCAATTATAATTCGCGTTACCGACCTGCCGAAGTTTTGGTAAAAAATGGTAAGGATTACTTAATACGTGAACGTGAAACTATTGAGGATTTGGTAAGGGGGCAAAATTTAGATGTGAAATTTTAG
- a CDS encoding VOC family protein: MKLGAFSISLNVKDIKVSKKFYEKLGFSVFAGDIERNYLIMKNGNALIGLFQGMFEDNILTFNPGWDENANLLDNFDDVRQIQQQLKKDNLKLDREADENTTGPASIVLTDPDGNTILIDQHV; the protein is encoded by the coding sequence ATGAAACTAGGAGCATTTTCAATAAGTCTAAATGTAAAAGATATTAAAGTTTCCAAGAAATTTTATGAAAAACTAGGATTTTCAGTTTTTGCTGGAGATATAGAACGAAACTACCTTATCATGAAAAATGGTAATGCCCTGATTGGTTTGTTTCAAGGTATGTTTGAGGATAATATTTTAACCTTTAATCCTGGTTGGGATGAAAACGCCAATTTGCTTGATAATTTTGATGATGTTAGGCAGATTCAACAACAATTAAAAAAGGATAACCTAAAGTTAGATAGAGAAGCCGATGAAAACACCACTGGCCCCGCAAGTATTGTATTAACAGACCCCGACGGTAATACTATTCTTATCGATCAGCATGTTTAA